Proteins encoded by one window of Brienomyrus brachyistius isolate T26 chromosome 1, BBRACH_0.4, whole genome shotgun sequence:
- the asb13a.2 gene encoding ankyrin repeat and SOCS box protein 13: MNAVKMEVVPAKPYFFGDIGFWAERTDVHKAAAQGHVPELQRLIRSGASVNMVAVDSITPLHEACIQGQAQCVRLLLDAGAQVDARNVDGSTPLCDACAAGSLECIKLLLEHGATVNPALTSRTTSPLHEACIGGNPDCVQLLITGGAHLEAYELYFGTPLHVACANEQVECAKALLRAGAKVNAARLHETALHHAARVKNMELVEMLVEFGGNVYARDNLGKKPIDYTGPGSPTAACLRFYESTPLSLQQLSRVSLRTALGTRTLEAVSNLSVPNRIIKYLSYC; encoded by the exons ATGAATGCCGTAAAAATGGAGGTCGTGCCTGCTAAACCTTACTTCTTCGGGGACATCG GATTCTGGGCTGAAAGAACAGATGTCCACAAGGCGGCGGCGCAGGGCCACGTGCCGGAGCTGCAGCGGCTGATCCGGAGTGGCGCCTCTGTCAACATGGTGGCTGTGGACTCCATCACCCCGCTGCACGAAGCCTGTATACAAGGACAGGCACAGTGTGTGAGGCTGCTGCTGGATGCGGGTGCACAG gtggatGCACGGAACGTCGACGGCAGCACCCCGCTGTGCGACGCCTGTGCCGCAGGAAGCCTGGAGTGCATCAAACTGCTGCTGGAACACGGGGCCACCGTCAACCCTGCTCTGACGTCCCGAACCACCTCTCCTCTACACGAAGCCTGCATAGGCG GTAACCCGGACTGCGTGCAGCTCCTCATCACGGGCGGTGCCCACCTGGAGGCCTACGAGCTGTATTTCGGGACCCCGCTTCACGTGGCATGTGCCAATGAGCAGGTGGAGTGCGCCAAGGCTCTGCTCAGAGCGG GTGCCAAGGTGAACGCCGCCCGGCTCCATGAGACGGCTCTGCACCACGCAGCCCGAGTGAAGAACATGGAGCTGGTGGAGATGCTGGTGGAGTTCGGAGGGAACGTGTACGCCCGGGACAACCTGGGCAAAAAGCCCATCGACTACACCGGGCCCGGGTCTCCTACAGCCGCCTGCCTGCGATTCTATGAAA GCACACCCCTGAGTCTTCAGCAGTTGAGCAGGGTGTCTCTGAGGACAGCGCTGGGCACAAGGACACTGGAAGCTGTATCCAACCTGAGTGTCCCCAACAGGATCATTAAGTACCTCTCCTACTGCTGA
- the LOC125747141 gene encoding ankyrin repeat and SOCS box protein 13-like isoform X2 produces MFMYTYEQIHVTEWSLLMCRTEMEMTTTGPEFFGNLGLWTGRTELHHVASLGNALQLERLIDGGASVNAVTADNITPLHDACAEAQPQCAKLLLAAGAQVDIRTIHGSTPLCNACAAGSLECAKLLLEHGASVNPSLTALTASPLHEACIRGARVNAASFHETALHYAAKVGNVDLIQMLVEFGGNVYAQDNLGKKPIDYTGPGSPTAACLEFYESNPLSLQQMSRACLRMALGTRAQAAASRLQLSQRIIDYLCYR; encoded by the exons ATGTTTATGTACACATATGAACAAATCCATGTAACCGAATGGTCATTATTAATGTGTCGCACGGAAATGGAAATGACAACCACTGGGCCTGAGTTTTTCGGAAATCTAG GGCTCTGGACGGGCCGGACGGAGCTGCACCATGTAGCGTCGCTCGGGAACGCGCTGCAGCTGGAGCGGCTGATCGATGGCGGCGCCTCCGTCAACGCTGTCACTGCGGACAATATCACACCACTCCACGACGCCTGTGCAGAAGCACAACCCCAGTGTGCGAAGCTTCTCCTTGCTGCAGGAGCGCAG gtagACATCAGGACCATCCACGGCAGCACGCCGCTGTGCAATGCCTGTGCTGCCGGCAGCCTTGAGTGCGCAAAACTTCTTCTGGAGCATGGAGCCTCCGTTAACCCATCTCTCACCGCCCTGACGGCCTCACCGCTCCACGAGGCATGCATACGTG GTGCCCGTGTGAACGCTGCCAGCTTCCACGAGACGGCACTCCACTACGCAGCTAAAGTGGGGAACGTGGATCTAATCCAGATGCTGGTGGAGTTCGGAGGGAACGTGTACGCCCAGGACAACCTGGGCAAAAAGCCCATCGACTACACCGGGCCCGGGTCCCCCACAGCCGCCTGCCTGGAGTTTTATGAAA GCAACCCACTGAGTCTGCAGCAGATGAGCAGAGCCTGTTTGAGGATGGCACTGGGTACGAGGGCCCAGGCGGCTGCGTCCAGACTCCAGCTGTCACAGCGTATCATTGACTACCTGTGCTACAGATGA
- the LOC125747141 gene encoding ankyrin repeat and SOCS box protein 13-like isoform X1: MFMYTYEQIHVTEWSLLMCRTEMEMTTTGPEFFGNLGLWTGRTELHHVASLGNALQLERLIDGGASVNAVTADNITPLHDACAEAQPQCAKLLLAAGAQVDIRTIHGSTPLCNACAAGSLECAKLLLEHGASVNPSLTALTASPLHEACIRGDPDCAQLMIAEGAHLEAFDIYFGTPLHAACARGNVDCARVLLNTGARVNAASFHETALHYAAKVGNVDLIQMLVEFGGNVYAQDNLGKKPIDYTGPGSPTAACLEFYESNPLSLQQMSRACLRMALGTRAQAAASRLQLSQRIIDYLCYR, translated from the exons ATGTTTATGTACACATATGAACAAATCCATGTAACCGAATGGTCATTATTAATGTGTCGCACGGAAATGGAAATGACAACCACTGGGCCTGAGTTTTTCGGAAATCTAG GGCTCTGGACGGGCCGGACGGAGCTGCACCATGTAGCGTCGCTCGGGAACGCGCTGCAGCTGGAGCGGCTGATCGATGGCGGCGCCTCCGTCAACGCTGTCACTGCGGACAATATCACACCACTCCACGACGCCTGTGCAGAAGCACAACCCCAGTGTGCGAAGCTTCTCCTTGCTGCAGGAGCGCAG gtagACATCAGGACCATCCACGGCAGCACGCCGCTGTGCAATGCCTGTGCTGCCGGCAGCCTTGAGTGCGCAAAACTTCTTCTGGAGCATGGAGCCTCCGTTAACCCATCTCTCACCGCCCTGACGGCCTCACCGCTCCACGAGGCATGCATACGTG gCGACCCAGACTGCGCCCAGCTCATGATCGCAGAAGGTGCCCATCTGGAGGCTTTTGACATCTATTTCGGGACACCGTTGCATGCGGCGTGTGCCAGAGGAAATGTGGACTGTGCCAGAGTGCTGCTCAACACAG GTGCCCGTGTGAACGCTGCCAGCTTCCACGAGACGGCACTCCACTACGCAGCTAAAGTGGGGAACGTGGATCTAATCCAGATGCTGGTGGAGTTCGGAGGGAACGTGTACGCCCAGGACAACCTGGGCAAAAAGCCCATCGACTACACCGGGCCCGGGTCCCCCACAGCCGCCTGCCTGGAGTTTTATGAAA GCAACCCACTGAGTCTGCAGCAGATGAGCAGAGCCTGTTTGAGGATGGCACTGGGTACGAGGGCCCAGGCGGCTGCGTCCAGACTCCAGCTGTCACAGCGTATCATTGACTACCTGTGCTACAGATGA
- the LOC125747130 gene encoding ankyrin repeat and SOCS box protein 13-like isoform X1: MIMKYMKYLPIIRTRPSIFVGIAYGLGFWTDRTAVHEAACRGHVPELQRLIRSGASVNMVAVDSITPLHEACIQGQAQCVRLLLDAGAQVDARNIDGSTPLCDACAAGSLECVKLLLEHGATINPPLFTFSPLHEACMGGNIDCVRLMIAGGARMEAHDCHFGTPLHVACARQRVDCAKCLLNAGKGVQHGAGVCQCLVDFGAAKTVPLPPQGANVNAAKLHETALHHAAKVRNVDLIELLVEFGGNLYARDNLGRKPIHYTRPGSPAALCLEFYERTPLSLQQLSRVSIRMMLGPRALEVVSQLNLPNRIINYLSYE; the protein is encoded by the exons ATGATTatgaaatatatgaaatatttgCCTATTATTCGTACTAGGCCTTCGATTTTCGTAGGCATTG CTTATGGCTTGGGGTTCTGGACCGACCGCACGGCGGTGCACGAGGCTGCCTGTCGGGGTCACGTGCCGGAGCTGCAGCGGCTGATCCGGAGTGGCGCCTCTGTCAACATGGTGGCCGTGGACTCCATCACCCCGCTGCACGAAGCCTGCATACAAGGACAGGCACAGTGTGTGAGGCTGCTGCTGGATGCGGGTGCACAG GTGGATGCGCGTAACATCGACGGTAGCACCCCGCTGTGCGACGCCTGTGCTGCAGGGAGCTTGGAGTGCGTCAAACTGCTGCTGGAACACGGTGCCACCATCAACCCCCCTCTCTTCACTTTCTCACCTCTGCACGAGGCTTGCATGGGAG GTAACATTGATTGCGTGCGGCTCATGATCGCCGGTGGGGCGCGGATGGAGGCTCACGACTGCCATTTCGGGACCCCTCTGCACGTAGCATGTGCCAGGCAGCGGGTGGACTGCGCCAAGTGTCTGCTCAACGCGGGTAAGGGGGTGCAACATGGTGCCGGCGTGTGTCAGTGTCTGGTGGACTTCGGTGCTGCAAAAACtgtgcccctcccaccccaaggTGCTAACGTGAATGCTGCCAAGTTACACGAGACGGCTCTGCACCACGCAGCCAAAGTGAGGAATGTGGACCTGATTGAGCTGCTGGTGGAGTTTGGGGGGAACCTTTACGCCAGGGACAACCTGGGCAGAAAGCCCATCCACTACACCAGGCCCGGGTCCCCTGCTGCCCTCTGCCTGGAATTTTATGAAA GAACACCGCTGAGCTTGCAGCAGCTGAGCAGAGTCTCCATCAGGATGATGCTGGGTCCAAGGGCACTGGAAGTTGTGTCCCAACTCAACTTACCCAATCGGATCATTAACTACCTCTCATATGAATGA
- the LOC125747130 gene encoding ankyrin repeat and SOCS box protein 13-like isoform X3, with protein sequence MASAYGLGFWTDRTAVHEAACRGHVPELQRLIRSGASVNMVAVDSITPLHEACIQGQAQCVRLLLDAGAQVDARNIDGSTPLCDACAAGSLECVKLLLEHGATINPPLFTFSPLHEACMGGNIDCVRLMIAGGARMEAHDCHFGTPLHVACARQRVDCAKCLLNAGKGVQHGAGVCQCLVDFGAAKTVPLPPQGANVNAAKLHETALHHAAKVRNVDLIELLVEFGGNLYARDNLGRKPIHYTRPGSPAALCLEFYERTPLSLQQLSRVSIRMMLGPRALEVVSQLNLPNRIINYLSYE encoded by the exons ATGGCCTCAGCTTATGGCTTGGGGTTCTGGACCGACCGCACGGCGGTGCACGAGGCTGCCTGTCGGGGTCACGTGCCGGAGCTGCAGCGGCTGATCCGGAGTGGCGCCTCTGTCAACATGGTGGCCGTGGACTCCATCACCCCGCTGCACGAAGCCTGCATACAAGGACAGGCACAGTGTGTGAGGCTGCTGCTGGATGCGGGTGCACAG GTGGATGCGCGTAACATCGACGGTAGCACCCCGCTGTGCGACGCCTGTGCTGCAGGGAGCTTGGAGTGCGTCAAACTGCTGCTGGAACACGGTGCCACCATCAACCCCCCTCTCTTCACTTTCTCACCTCTGCACGAGGCTTGCATGGGAG GTAACATTGATTGCGTGCGGCTCATGATCGCCGGTGGGGCGCGGATGGAGGCTCACGACTGCCATTTCGGGACCCCTCTGCACGTAGCATGTGCCAGGCAGCGGGTGGACTGCGCCAAGTGTCTGCTCAACGCGGGTAAGGGGGTGCAACATGGTGCCGGCGTGTGTCAGTGTCTGGTGGACTTCGGTGCTGCAAAAACtgtgcccctcccaccccaaggTGCTAACGTGAATGCTGCCAAGTTACACGAGACGGCTCTGCACCACGCAGCCAAAGTGAGGAATGTGGACCTGATTGAGCTGCTGGTGGAGTTTGGGGGGAACCTTTACGCCAGGGACAACCTGGGCAGAAAGCCCATCCACTACACCAGGCCCGGGTCCCCTGCTGCCCTCTGCCTGGAATTTTATGAAA GAACACCGCTGAGCTTGCAGCAGCTGAGCAGAGTCTCCATCAGGATGATGCTGGGTCCAAGGGCACTGGAAGTTGTGTCCCAACTCAACTTACCCAATCGGATCATTAACTACCTCTCATATGAATGA
- the LOC125747130 gene encoding ankyrin repeat and SOCS box protein 13-like isoform X2, which yields MDISLAYGLGFWTDRTAVHEAACRGHVPELQRLIRSGASVNMVAVDSITPLHEACIQGQAQCVRLLLDAGAQVDARNIDGSTPLCDACAAGSLECVKLLLEHGATINPPLFTFSPLHEACMGGNIDCVRLMIAGGARMEAHDCHFGTPLHVACARQRVDCAKCLLNAGKGVQHGAGVCQCLVDFGAAKTVPLPPQGANVNAAKLHETALHHAAKVRNVDLIELLVEFGGNLYARDNLGRKPIHYTRPGSPAALCLEFYERTPLSLQQLSRVSIRMMLGPRALEVVSQLNLPNRIINYLSYE from the exons ATGGACATCTCTTTAG CTTATGGCTTGGGGTTCTGGACCGACCGCACGGCGGTGCACGAGGCTGCCTGTCGGGGTCACGTGCCGGAGCTGCAGCGGCTGATCCGGAGTGGCGCCTCTGTCAACATGGTGGCCGTGGACTCCATCACCCCGCTGCACGAAGCCTGCATACAAGGACAGGCACAGTGTGTGAGGCTGCTGCTGGATGCGGGTGCACAG GTGGATGCGCGTAACATCGACGGTAGCACCCCGCTGTGCGACGCCTGTGCTGCAGGGAGCTTGGAGTGCGTCAAACTGCTGCTGGAACACGGTGCCACCATCAACCCCCCTCTCTTCACTTTCTCACCTCTGCACGAGGCTTGCATGGGAG GTAACATTGATTGCGTGCGGCTCATGATCGCCGGTGGGGCGCGGATGGAGGCTCACGACTGCCATTTCGGGACCCCTCTGCACGTAGCATGTGCCAGGCAGCGGGTGGACTGCGCCAAGTGTCTGCTCAACGCGGGTAAGGGGGTGCAACATGGTGCCGGCGTGTGTCAGTGTCTGGTGGACTTCGGTGCTGCAAAAACtgtgcccctcccaccccaaggTGCTAACGTGAATGCTGCCAAGTTACACGAGACGGCTCTGCACCACGCAGCCAAAGTGAGGAATGTGGACCTGATTGAGCTGCTGGTGGAGTTTGGGGGGAACCTTTACGCCAGGGACAACCTGGGCAGAAAGCCCATCCACTACACCAGGCCCGGGTCCCCTGCTGCCCTCTGCCTGGAATTTTATGAAA GAACACCGCTGAGCTTGCAGCAGCTGAGCAGAGTCTCCATCAGGATGATGCTGGGTCCAAGGGCACTGGAAGTTGTGTCCCAACTCAACTTACCCAATCGGATCATTAACTACCTCTCATATGAATGA
- the LOC125747130 gene encoding ankyrin repeat and SOCS box protein 13-like isoform X4 produces the protein MIMKYMKYLPIIRTRPSIFVGIAYGLGFWTDRTAVHEAACRGHVPELQRLIRSGASVNMVAVDSITPLHEACIQGQAQCVRLLLDAGAQVDARNIDGSTPLCDACAAGSLECVKLLLEHGATINPPLFTFSPLHEACMGGNIDCVRLMIAGGARMEAHDCHFGTPLHVACARQRVDCAKCLLNAGANVNAAKLHETALHHAAKVRNVDLIELLVEFGGNLYARDNLGRKPIHYTRPGSPAALCLEFYERTPLSLQQLSRVSIRMMLGPRALEVVSQLNLPNRIINYLSYE, from the exons ATGATTatgaaatatatgaaatatttgCCTATTATTCGTACTAGGCCTTCGATTTTCGTAGGCATTG CTTATGGCTTGGGGTTCTGGACCGACCGCACGGCGGTGCACGAGGCTGCCTGTCGGGGTCACGTGCCGGAGCTGCAGCGGCTGATCCGGAGTGGCGCCTCTGTCAACATGGTGGCCGTGGACTCCATCACCCCGCTGCACGAAGCCTGCATACAAGGACAGGCACAGTGTGTGAGGCTGCTGCTGGATGCGGGTGCACAG GTGGATGCGCGTAACATCGACGGTAGCACCCCGCTGTGCGACGCCTGTGCTGCAGGGAGCTTGGAGTGCGTCAAACTGCTGCTGGAACACGGTGCCACCATCAACCCCCCTCTCTTCACTTTCTCACCTCTGCACGAGGCTTGCATGGGAG GTAACATTGATTGCGTGCGGCTCATGATCGCCGGTGGGGCGCGGATGGAGGCTCACGACTGCCATTTCGGGACCCCTCTGCACGTAGCATGTGCCAGGCAGCGGGTGGACTGCGCCAAGTGTCTGCTCAACGCGG gTGCTAACGTGAATGCTGCCAAGTTACACGAGACGGCTCTGCACCACGCAGCCAAAGTGAGGAATGTGGACCTGATTGAGCTGCTGGTGGAGTTTGGGGGGAACCTTTACGCCAGGGACAACCTGGGCAGAAAGCCCATCCACTACACCAGGCCCGGGTCCCCTGCTGCCCTCTGCCTGGAATTTTATGAAA GAACACCGCTGAGCTTGCAGCAGCTGAGCAGAGTCTCCATCAGGATGATGCTGGGTCCAAGGGCACTGGAAGTTGTGTCCCAACTCAACTTACCCAATCGGATCATTAACTACCTCTCATATGAATGA
- the lsm8 gene encoding LSM8 homolog, U6 small nuclear RNA associated — translation MSTALESYINRTVAVITSDGRMIVGTLKGFDQTINLILDESHERVFSSTQGVEQVVLGLYIVRGDNVAVIGEIDEETDSALDLGNIRAEPLNSVVH, via the exons ATGTCGACCGCGCTGGAAAGCTACATTAACA GGACCGTAGCAGTTATAACGTCTGATGGAAGAATGATCGTg GGGACACTAAAAGGATTTGATCAGACGATCAACTTAATCCTTGATGAGAGTCATGAGCGGGTGTTCAGCTCCACTCAGGGGGTGGAACAAGTCGTGCTGGGCCTGTATATTGTCAGAGGAGACAATGT GGCTGTTATTGGAGAGATTGATGAGGAAACAGATTCTGCCCTGGACCTTGGAAACATTCGTGCTGAGCCTCTCAACTCCGTGGTTCACTGA